The region CGTCCACGGCGTCGGGGGAGATGGTGATGTCCTCGACCTGTCCGCGCCCGCTCAGCTTGACCTTGACCAGGCCGCCTCCGGAGGTGCCCTCCACCTCGGCGTCCTCCAGGGCCTGCTGGGCCTCCACGAGCTGCTGCTGCATCTGCTGGGCCTGCTGGAGCAGGGCCTGCATGTCCATTCCGCCAGGGTTCACGGCCGTCTCCTCGTCGCACCCGCGGTACCGGGTCTCGGTGTCATGTCCGTATGTCCGTTGCCTGTGAGGGTAACCGGTTCCGGGGCGGTGGGCGGGCGCGTGGCGGCCCGGGCCGCGACGGCCTCGCCGATGACCGCGTCCAGGGAGGCGCGGGTCTTCTCCAGGGAGCGGATGGCCGCCTCGATGCGCTCGCGCTCCGCCCAGAACATGTCGATCAGGTCGGGGGCGGGCTCACCGACCTCGTTGGCGTACATGCAGGGCAGGATGCCGCGGACGGTTTCGCTGTTGAGCCCGGCCGCGTACAGGCAGCGGATGCGCTCGACGCGTTCGACGCTCTCCTCGGCGTACTCCCGGTGCCCGCCCGGGGAGCGGGTGGAGGCCAGCAGGCCCTGGTCCTCGTAGTAGCGCAGGGAGCGGGGGCTGGCCCCGGTCCGCCGGGCGAGTTCACCGATCCTCATCGCGCCCCCTCTTGTGAGTCGTGACACAAAGACTTGAATCTGACATCCGTGTCAGATTTTACGCTCACGGCATGACGACGACAACGACTCGGATCGAAGCGGCCGCCCTCCCGACCGGCCACCCGCTGCTCGCCTCCTACGACCTGTCCGGCCTGGCCCTGCCCAACCGGGTGCTCATGGCCCCCATGACCCGGCTGCGCGCCGACGCGCACGGGGTCCCCACCCCGCTCATGGCCGAGTACTACGGCCAGCGCGCCGGGGCCGGGCTCATCGTCTCGGAGGGGATCGCCCCGGTGGCCGGCGGCCGCATCCACCCCCTCCAGCCCGGTCTGGACACCGCCGGGCAGATCGACGGGTGGCGAACGGTGACCGGGGCCGTGCACGCGGCCGGCGGACGGATCTTCGCGCAGCTCATGCACGGCGGACGCAACTCCCACCCCGCGAACCTCCCCGGCGGGGGGACCCCGGTCGCCCCCTCGGCGGTCGCCGCCGCCGACCGGGTGCACACCCTGGACGGCAAGGCGGACCCGGTGGTCCCGCGGGCCCTGACCGAGGAGGAGGTGCGCGGCCTGGCGGAGGCCCACGCGGAGGCGGCCCGCCGTGCGGTGAGCGCCGGGTTCGACGGGGTCGAGATCCACGGGGCGAACAGCTACCTCGTCCACCAGTTCCTGGCCGACGGCACCAACCTGCGCACCGACCGGTACGGCGGGTCCGTCGCGGGGCGCATCCGGTTCGCGGTGGAGGCGGTCGAGGCGGCCGCCGGGGCGATCGGCGCCCACCGGGTGGGGTTGCGCATCTCCCCCGGCAACACGGAGGGTGGAATGGTGGAGCGGGACCCCGCGCCGGTGTACCACGCGCTGCTGGCGGCCCTGGCCCCGCTGGGACTGGCCTACCTGCACGTCACCGACGATCCGCGGTACCCGGCGCTGGACGACCTGCGGCCCCGGTGGGCGGGGACCCTGGTGGGCAACACCGGGGAGCACGCCGAGACCACGCAGGAGAGCGCGACCGCGCTCGTCGCCTCGGGCCGGGCGGACCTGGTGTCGGTGGGGCGGCCCTACATCTTCAACCCCGACGTGGTGGAACGCATCGCCGCCGGGGTGGCATGGACGCCGATTCTGGGAAAGGACTACCACTACGGCAGCGGTCCGCACGGATACGTGGACCTGCCCCGGCACGATGCGGTTGCGACTCTCCGATCGCCCGTTTCCACCAGGGGTAATATCGAAGAGTAGCGATAATATCACTGCCGGTTGAAATCGTGCCTCCCGGGGCACAACCGTCCCGGCGGTGCGCACGAGCACCGCCGGTCACCGCAACAGGCACGGGGGTCGAGGACGTGTTGACCGCACGAGAGCGCCATTCGGCGCTGATCGAGGCGATGATCGCGGACGGCACCCTGGTCGACGCCTCGCTGATCGAGGCGTTCCGATCGGTGCCCCGACACCGGTTCATCCCCGAGACCGGGGCCCTGACCGCGCACGGCACCGCGCTCAACGCGGCCAGCGACCCCGACCTGTGGCTGTCCGCCGTCTACGCCGACAACGCGATCGTCACCAGGGTCGACGAACCCGGCGTCCTCGCCCCCCGCGACGAGAAGCAGGACCGCGAGGAACGGCGCGACCGGGGGGCCGGGGTGCCCGAGCAGCGGAGGTCGGCCTCCCGGGCCACCTCCTCCAGCGCGGCGCCCACCGTCCTGGC is a window of Nocardiopsis changdeensis DNA encoding:
- a CDS encoding MerR family transcriptional regulator — translated: MRIGELARRTGASPRSLRYYEDQGLLASTRSPGGHREYAEESVERVERIRCLYAAGLNSETVRGILPCMYANEVGEPAPDLIDMFWAERERIEAAIRSLEKTRASLDAVIGEAVAARAATRPPTAPEPVTLTGNGHTDMTPRPGTAGATRRRP
- a CDS encoding YbaB/EbfC family nucleoid-associated protein, which translates into the protein MDMQALLQQAQQMQQQLVEAQQALEDAEVEGTSGGGLVKVKLSGRGQVEDITISPDAVDADDASETVETIADLVLAAIRDAEAQVERLQQEKMGPLTQGLGGGMPGLPGF
- a CDS encoding alkene reductase; protein product: MTTTTTRIEAAALPTGHPLLASYDLSGLALPNRVLMAPMTRLRADAHGVPTPLMAEYYGQRAGAGLIVSEGIAPVAGGRIHPLQPGLDTAGQIDGWRTVTGAVHAAGGRIFAQLMHGGRNSHPANLPGGGTPVAPSAVAAADRVHTLDGKADPVVPRALTEEEVRGLAEAHAEAARRAVSAGFDGVEIHGANSYLVHQFLADGTNLRTDRYGGSVAGRIRFAVEAVEAAAGAIGAHRVGLRISPGNTEGGMVERDPAPVYHALLAALAPLGLAYLHVTDDPRYPALDDLRPRWAGTLVGNTGEHAETTQESATALVASGRADLVSVGRPYIFNPDVVERIAAGVAWTPILGKDYHYGSGPHGYVDLPRHDAVATLRSPVSTRGNIEE